One Formosa sp. Hel3_A1_48 genomic window, TGAGCGTAATCTATGTAGCGATTAATATGTTTTGTTTCCGTAAATGAAAACCGCTTGAAATCAACACCGATAGACTTTTTTCCATTAAAAAATGCTTCAATCTTATAAACCCCGTTTTTATTTGCGGCATAGTCTTGACGGTCATTGGCTACTATACCAAAACCAATTGTACCAAATGCCTTTAAAGGTTCAGCTATGTAATTGCCGTTGGCTTGTTTTCGGAGTCTAATTTTCTTCTTTTCTTGATTGCCTTCAACATGACTGCGGTCAGAAATAGGGTAGGCATAGAGCTGATAAAGCTCAGGAGCTGTGGTGTCCTTGATGTCAAAGCCAAAGAGCATAGGATTTATGGGGCGCTCGTGCTTATCACGAATTTCGAAATGTAAATGGGGTCCAGAAGAACCTCCAGAATTTCCTGAAAAAGCTACCATTTCATCTGCATCAATTTCCAAAGTACTTGATTTAGGGAATAACTCAATTTCAAATTGCTCTTTTTGGTATTGTTGTCTTTTAATATACTGCTCAATAGTTGGTGAAAATTTTTGTAAATGCGCATATACAGATGTATAGCCATTTGGATGCGTAATGTATAATGCTTTTCCATATCCATAGCGAGAAATTTTTATACGGCTCACATATCCTTCAGCTATTGAATATACCTCTAAGCCTTCTTTTCCATTAGTTTTGATGTCCAGACCTGAATGAAAATGATTAGAGCGAAGCTCAGCAAATGTACCTGAAAGTACCAATTGAATGTCTAGAGGAGAACGGAAGTAGTCCTGGGGATAGGGCGATTGCGCAGCAAGATTGAAGATGCACAATAACAATAAATTTTTTAAAATCTTCATAACATGTTCTTCAGCTAA contains:
- a CDS encoding M23 family metallopeptidase, with the protein product MKILKNLLLLCIFNLAAQSPYPQDYFRSPLDIQLVLSGTFAELRSNHFHSGLDIKTNGKEGLEVYSIAEGYVSRIKISRYGYGKALYITHPNGYTSVYAHLQKFSPTIEQYIKRQQYQKEQFEIELFPKSSTLEIDADEMVAFSGNSGGSSGPHLHFEIRDKHERPINPMLFGFDIKDTTAPELYQLYAYPISDRSHVEGNQEKKKIRLRKQANGNYIAEPLKAFGTIGFGIVANDRQDYAANKNGVYKIEAFFNGKKSIGVDFKRFSFTETKHINRYIDYAHYRSNKQRIQKLFVEKNNPLSLFSFQEQNGILSIKDSTNSSYSVKIKDFKNNTTTVQIPIVGVFKELTKEQYIPNEFTFVNASESTILNEDLIQVEIPAYALYDDLYLDFKVKNDTLKIHDPSIPLKKSITIKFDASQFEAKDLAHLYIGQVSPYGKLYHNTTTRKGSTLTIRTKYFGTYTLGRDDQGPVVKPLNFKEGSWLSNSRFLKIRVEDAISGVKNFRGTINGHWILMEYDAKTNTLTHDFNDGIVVDTKNNLKLIVTDNVGNSSKFEATFYRK